In Macadamia integrifolia cultivar HAES 741 chromosome 1, SCU_Mint_v3, whole genome shotgun sequence, a single window of DNA contains:
- the LOC122071780 gene encoding disease resistance protein RPM1-like: MEDIAEENINQLVDQGMIRVKIGLRNELEVVEPYYKICLLKLQQGEPIKWYRGDSDYNLPECARIVLVHYRGETITTSFNDNPIVSLFVIKARGAIVPLKSLPEEIGDLINLRYLGLKHSALDEIPESICNLLNLQTLDIRWPMRLRVLPSGILKLVQLRHLMLSMNEIKVPSGIDILTNLQSLTNLFIRPGIIQELRSLTQLKKLKFMDVSEEHDSELSACIMKMTGLVSLSLDTTGYEDDELLPTLESFSPPPSFRKLRLYGRLMDLPNWVCSMENLTKLTLGYSFLSEEAIYVLQFLPNLKHLALWEACKVKVINKEFCQVGGFPKLEALLIANQNLLEWTEIEDGALPSLAFLKFHCCSQLRILPKGLQCVTTLKVLNMFPLHPDLKREANT, from the exons ATGGAGGATATTGCTGAAGAAAATATCAACCAATTAGTTGACCAAGGAATGATTCGAGTTAAAATTGGCTTAAGAAATGAACTCGAAGTTGTCGAACCTTATTATAAAATCTGTCTACTTAAGCTGCAGCAAGGAGAACCTATCAAGTGGTATCGTGGTGATTCAGATTATAATTTGCCTGAGTGTGCCCGCATTGTTTTGGTCCACTATCGTGGTGAGACTATCACGACAAGCTTCAATGATAATCCAATTGTATCATTATTTGTCATTAAAGCCAGGGGAGCTATAGTTCCCC TTAAGAGCTTGCCAGAAGAAATAGGAGATCTGATAAACTTGAGGTATCTAGGCTTAAAACATTCGGCGCTGGATGAGATTCCAGAGAGCATATGCAATCTTCTAAATCTACAAACTTTGGATATTAGATGGCCTATGAGACTGAGGGTATTGCCAAGTGGAATTCTGAAACTTGTACAGTTGAGACACCTTATGTTGTCAATGAATGAAATAAAAGTCCCTTCAGGTATAGATATATTAACAAACCTCCAGAGTTTAACTAATCTATTTATAAGACCTGGCATCATCCAAGAATTAAGAAGTTTGACTCAActcaagaaactgaaatttatgGATGTATCCGAAGAACATGACAGTGAGCtctctgcttgtattatgaagatGACAGGACTTGTGTCTTTATCTCTAGATACAACAGGCTATGAGGATGATGAACTGTTACCCACATTGGAGTCATTTTCACCTCCGCCATCTTTCAGAAAACTTCGCCTATATGGTCGTCTAATGGATCTACCCAACTGGGTCTGCTCCATGGAGAACCTTACTAAACTGACATTAGGCTATTCCTTCCTATCCGAGGAAGCAATTTATGTACTtcaatttcttcccaacttGAAACATCTAGCACTGTGGGAAGCTTGTAAGGTCAAAGTAATAAACAAAGAATTTTGCCAGGTGGGTGGGTTTCCTAAGCTAGAGGCACTTCTTATTGCTAATCAGAATCTACTGGAATGGACTGAAATTGAAGATGGGGCATTGCCAAGCCTAGCATTCCTCAAATTCCATTGTTGTTCACAGTTGAGGATTCTTCCGAAAGGACTGCAATGTGTCACCACGCTAAAAGTACTGAATATGTTTCCCTTGCACCCAGATCTTAAAAGGGAGGCAAATACGTGA